The Gemmatimonadales bacterium genomic interval CGTGGGCGGATTCCCCTGGACCTATGAGGTGGCTCGGGCGAGTCGTGTCGCGAGCGACGCGCCCCGCCTCGAGGCCGCCGGGCCGCTGCTCGCCACCATCCAAGTCGACTCGCAGATGCGGGGACAGTTCGACTACATGAGCGACAGCGCGACGGTCCAGGCCGCCGTTCGCGAGCACCAGAGGCAGGGTGCCGAGGCGCTCAAGGTCTGGTACATCCAGGTGCCCGACTCGGGGCATGCGCATGCCAAGGCGATGCTCATGCTGGCCGGCGAGGAGGCGCGGAAGGCGGGGCTCCGGCTCATCGTACATGCGACCGAGCTGCCCCAGGCGAAGGACGCACTAGAGGCGGGCGCGGTAGTGCTGGTGCACGACGTGTTCACGGGGACGGTCGATGACGAGTTCCTGAGCGCGGCCAAGCGAAATCACACCATCGTGATCCCGACGCTCAGCGTGCTCGAGGGTTATGCCGATGTCTTCGCCGGGCGATCGCCGGGGCTGCGCTATCCACTGGACTGCATAGATCCCGGCGCACGGCACAAGCTCGAGACGGTGCTTCCCAACTCGCTGCGCGCCCAGGGCAACGCGTACTGGCAGGGACCGGACGCGAAGCGGGAGCGCGACACCGGTGCGGACAACCTCCGGCGGTTGTATGAGGCGGGGATCCCGATCGCGATGGGGACGGACGCGGGAAACCCCGGCACGGCGCACGGGCCGAGCGTGTACCGGGAGATGGAAGCGATGCAGCAGGCGGGGATGCCGGCCGCGGCGGTGTTCGCGTCTGCCACGATCGTCGCCGCCCGCGCCATGGCGCTCGACGGGGAGATCGGCTCGATCGCGCCGGGCAAGCGTGCAGACGTGGTGGTGTTCGAGGCGGATCCCACGGCCGACAGCCGGAACGTGCGTCGGATCCGGCTGGTGATACGCAACGGCAAGGTCTATCAGCAGCGTGAGTTACTGCCCCACTAAACAAATCTTCATGGGTGATTCAAGCGAGCTTCGCCAGTTCCGGTGTAGCGTGCTCTGGCGCGTGGTTTTCCCTAACGGACGGGGCACTTTCCGATGAACACCGAACGAATCCGCATCGAGCAGCAGGGCCTGGCGGGCGTGGTGTGGGTCTGGGCCTGGCTCTTCACCATCGGGTTGCTGCACCTCACGTTCTGGAAGGCGGTGCTAGGCATTCTCCTGTGGCCGTATTATCTCGGCGTCACCCTCAGCGCGCTGCTTCCCAAGTGAAGCGCCGCGCAGGGCGGGTCATCGGGGCGGGAGCCGCAACGGTGGCGCTGGCTGGCCTGGGCTACGTCGGCATGACCTGGCTGCGGTATGGCAAGCGGACGTCGGTACTCGGCCGCCCCGATCCGCTGGTCGACCGG includes:
- a CDS encoding amidohydrolase family protein, which translates into the protein MIDRMAGAALLVLALACRPGNTASAPEPAATPVGAVALVGGTLVNPGAPPIPNATVVLQGDRISCAGPTAECAPPKGSTKLSVQGTYVGPGLIDAHVHYSQTGWVDGRPDAIDLRSQYPYDSVVRDLASHPERFHRSNLCSGVTSVFDVGGFPWTYEVARASRVASDAPRLEAAGPLLATIQVDSQMRGQFDYMSDSATVQAAVREHQRQGAEALKVWYIQVPDSGHAHAKAMLMLAGEEARKAGLRLIVHATELPQAKDALEAGAVVLVHDVFTGTVDDEFLSAAKRNHTIVIPTLSVLEGYADVFAGRSPGLRYPLDCIDPGARHKLETVLPNSLRAQGNAYWQGPDAKRERDTGADNLRRLYEAGIPIAMGTDAGNPGTAHGPSVYREMEAMQQAGMPAAAVFASATIVAARAMALDGEIGSIAPGKRADVVVFEADPTADSRNVRRIRLVIRNGKVYQQRELLPH